The DNA window CCCGTTTCTCCTCCCCGCGTGAGACCGCAGGTACGATCGAAGAGGCCGCGCCAGCAGCAGCGGCCGCCTGCAGAAAACGACGACGGTCAGGCTTTAGAATCACGGCTAACTCCGCATCAACAGGGACAGGACGCAGTCCAGAAAAGGGCCAGGCAAGCCGCCATTGTAGGCGGCCTTTCCCCCACCAGGCAACGATAAAATCGGCGATCGTCGATGCGACCTGGCCGGCTCCGTTCTCCGCTCTCCTGCGCCATTCATGGATGGCGCCATACTTCCGCTGGGGACGACGCCACGTCCACGAGTCGCTCGTGCAAAAGGCGATCAGGCAGGCTGTACGCCAGGCCGGGCTGACAAAGAGGGCCACAAGCCACACGTTTCGCCATTCGTTCGCCACCCACCTGCTGGCCGATGGATACGACATCCGAACCGTGCAGGAACTCCTCGGCCACAAAGATGTTCGGACTACCATGATTTACACCCATGTGCTCAACCGAGGCGGGCGCGGCGTTCGCAGCCCCGCAGACGGACTGGCTCACCATCCCGATGAGCGATAGGCGGAAACAACCTATCACGCAAAAAACCGCGTGACATGAGAGCAACTGCCTGTTACTATTGAACTTACCGCAATTGAATGACGGAGTGTTATTCTGACAACTTTGCAGCCTATAGGTAATACGCTGATCATCCTAAAAACAAGTTAGGCCAACAATGAAGCCTACCGCCGCACACTCATTCCCAGATGCCGAGGTTGTCGCTTGGAGACTTTCTGATGCTCTACTCGAATTGGAGGTTTCCGATGTTTTCTTCGACGGGTTTTCCCACGGCCACGCCAAGATGATATTTCCCCTAGCGCGGCCTGTGACTGCGATGTCCTATGATCACAACTCGAACCAATGGATTGAAGAGACGGCGATCGAACGTTTGAAAGACATCTGCGAGTTTCACCATAAGATGGAGAGGCTCTATTCCCTAAAAGGATTTGGCGCTGAGTCTGGAAAGTGGCTTGCTGTGAGTGTCATATCGAACGAGGCGGAGATCAAATGGTGAGAGAAAGGCCTAACCAGAGCGCTGCAGCGAACCGCCGCCCCGCTGGGCAGTTGGACGGTTCGGGTAATTTGTCCGCGACTGTTGCAGCCGACCGGGCGTTTCCGGCGGCGGTCGCTGAGCTTGGTCGTTGAGGAGGCGTCCATGCCTACTCAACGTTGCGATTGAGCTCCTTGAGGGAGCTACGATCGTGACAAACCTGTTGGAGCACCGGTCCCAACAGGCAAGCCCGGCGATTCGCCGTGCTAACCCGGCGCGCTGGGCAAAAACCTGGCACGCCGCAGTTCCCTTTTCCCGGACGCCCTCGGGTGTCTGGCCGTTGGCGATGCACCTTCGGCCGTACCGCACCAGCCGCAGGTGCAAATGGTCCGGCACGAACGCCTCCCCAACAAGCGATTCGAACGGAAATTGTGGCGCGGTAGAATGCACAAGGAACGTCTTCTCTACAATTCCGCTCAATCGCAACGTTATTTGGCTCACCGATGGACGTTTCCCAACAACTCGCCAGGTACTATGATTCTCTTATCGAGCGGTGCAATCGCGATCCATCTGCACGACCGAACAATTTGCCGAAGCACGACCAGATCATTTACTATGTGATCTCGACACGTTGCGAAATGGACATGAACGGGTTCGATTCGGTATTCGATCAACTGCTCACCGAGAACGAACTTCGTCTCCTCGTCGACGCTTTGAACGAACTCGGGGCAGGCACACTCGCGGAGTCATTCAACCAAGCTCACTCACGACTCCGCGATGCCGGGTTTTTCGGCGACGATTCGATGATGGTTTCCGACCTCGACAACGACGACTTCGGGTTTCTCGACGATATTGAAGATGACATTCGGAAAAACGATTCGCTTTGGGACCTCGACGACCGTCTCGCAGAGTTGATCCCGACAAACGCCAAATAACCATCGCATGCACGGGAGTGGCGGTGGCCAGCCGGTTATTAGATCAATGTCCACTCCCGCCACCCCGTGATGCGGGTCGTTGAGGAGGCGTCCATGCCTACTCAACGTAGCGATTTAGCTCCTTGAGGGAGCTACGATCGTGACAAACCTGTTGGAGCACCGGTCCCAGCAGGCAGGCCCGGCGATTCGCCGTGCTAACCCGGCGCTCTGGGCAAAAACCTGGCACGCCGCAGTTCCCTTTTCCCGGACGCCCTCGGGTGTCTGGCCGTTGGCGATGCACCTTCGGCCGTACCGCACCAGCCGCAGATGCAAATGGTCCGGCACGAACGCCTCCCCAACAAGCGATTCCAACGGAAATTGTGGCGCGGTAGAATGCACAAGGAACGTCTTCTCTACAATTCCGCTCAATCGCAACGTTCCCCGACCAAAAACAGTGTGACGAAAACGTGAACCCTGACGCAAATCCATATTCCCCACCAACGTCAGGATTTGAGCTCGTCCCATCATCTGAACCGCGATCGGTTTCGTCCGGCGTAATACTTCTCGCCGGCGCTGTTCTGGGAGCCGTAAGCTTCTTGGCTGCGATGGCATTGATCCCATCGAGCACTGACTCACCGACGACTCACGACTTGAGATTGGCAAACAACCTTGGGTTTATTTACCCGCCACTTCTTGGGCTGTGGGCGGGTTGGATACGTCGATCGGCGCTATGGACTATATTCGGATTCGCTGCCGGGCTCGCAATTGGTCTCGCGTACTACGCTCTTTGCGGCACGAACTTTCTTGCTGTGATGGTTGGCTTTCCTTGCATACTCGGCGGCGCGACGAGCGTTCTCTTGGGCACGAAACACGATTCCTGGCTTTCTGGCATCCCACAGCGACTAATTCGTGGTCTCGTCGCGGGATTCGTCCTTGGATTTACGTACATGTTGACCCTCAACATCACCTTCCCGTTCACGTCGCCGGGCTTTCCATATAGCAACTCGGTTTCCAATCATTCGTCTGGGATGTGGATAGCGGGTACGATTGCATTGACGCTATCCAGTGCTTTGTATTTGTGGGTGTTTCACTGGTCTGCCGGCCTCAACGATCATCTGCGAAGCGAAGGCGGCGAACCATCCGATGCAACCGAGTCGCGGTAGCCGGGCGTTTTGAAATGGAAGATCAACCGCCGCGACCGGCTGATCGGTAACGTTAGGCCGCAGAAAATAATTCGATGCCTCATTACGAAAGGCCAAAGTGGAGATCGACGCGATTGCCGCTCCGGATAATCGAGAGAGTCTATGGCGCTGACAACTCTGACAATGCCGGAGACGACATCGTCCACGCGCTCTCGCAAATATCCGATTACAAGGGCCAGTATCGCTACCGCTTCGATCGTGATTGTGCGCATTCTAATCCTTACTTCCATGTGATGGTCTTTGAGATCGAGGGCATCTCCGACGACGCCTACGGTCGGTTCAGCGATCGACTCGTCGAGCTCGGAATCGTCGAAGTGAATACACAAGCCTAACAACGCGATCCAGTCGACCGGCACTCGAAATCGAGTTAGCTCGTCAGCTTCGAGCGCGGTAGACTCACGTCAAGCCCGGTCGCTTCGAGCGGGCGGCTGATCGCAGCCGTTGAGGAGGCATCCAGGCGTGTCGGGCGGTCCGGCATGTCTCAGTTTCCCTCTCGGACGCCTACCGGCCGCCGACAGTTGACAGGCGCCCTTCGGTCGAACCGTACCAGTCGCAGGTGCAAATGGTCCGGCATGAACGCCTCCTCAACCAGTGATTGGAACGGAAGTCGCAACGCGGTACAAACGAATGGAATGTTTTTCTGCGACCCCGCTCAATCGCAACGTTATCCGGCTCACGATGAACGAGTTTCAACTGATTTCTGACTCTTTCGGTACTGGTGAGCACGGCAACCATCTTGCCGACCTCGAGCAGCGTCTTCATGTGGTCGTCGAGTGCTTTCTCTTCGCGACGCCACTCAGCACGGCGGATGTCGAGGCTGTCCACGAACAGCTCGCCCGGCAGGGTATGGATGAGCGTTTCAAGCGAAACGAGGAGTACTTCGCAAACCTGAAGCGAAATGTGGTTGCAGATCCTGATCGCTTCATGAATACGGTCGATCCAGACAAACTCGGTCCATCTGATCGGTTCTACATCAAATATGAAATCGACAACGCGACATCATCACTTGTTGATATGGATGAATTCGTCCGCGAGTACACATACGCTTTTACCGATCCGCCGTATGGCATTCGCTGTTCGTGCGATGATGAAAAGCGGGCGATTTGTTCGCAATCGATGACGCGATTGTTCGGCGATCTGTCCGACTTTACAATACGTAAATGGTCGACAGACTGGTCAAACTACTTTGATGCCGGCAATGAATGGTGGGGCGCGTTCCTCTGGACACTGGTGTCTGACGACGGTCGTGGCTGGTGGATCGGAGCGTCCACAACAGACTAAACGGCGGCTAATCGGGTAGCCGGACGGGTTTCCCCGTCCGGCCCCCACACCACCGTACGTGAGGGTCCGCATACGGCGGTTCAACGAAGGAGTTCAGTCCGGGCCGCGTGTAGCGTCCGAGAGACAGGTTCGGTGCTGGCGGCATCGACCACTGCTTCCATTAGCAACTCACGGATTTTAGATTTATCGTTCCGGCTCGGTGATCTTTTCCGTTCCGAATCCGCTCGGCTCGTAGCCGAACTCGCCAGAGTTTGGACGCGGTTCCAGAAAGCTTCGTCCAAAGTCGGGCGACTTCCGCGACATGCTGGTGTCGCTCCCGCTCAGGGGCGACTTCCGCTTGCTGCTTGACCCGTCGCCGGGCGCAGGGCATAGTAGGCGGTTCGATTTGCGGCCTGCTTCACGGGCCGGCCTTCCTTTGCTCCAGGGGACATTCGCCGTGGTCCGTTCTGCTTTACTGCTGCTCTTGCTGTCCGTCTTCCTGCCGCCGGCGTCGTCGCTTCGGGCAGACGAGTTCGCCCTGCCGCCCGGCGTCGAAAACACTCAGCGACCGGAAGATCAGCCGCTGTCGCCGCAGGCTGCGCTCAAACGGATGCAGGCGCCCGACGGTTTCCAGGTCACGCTGTTCGCCGGCGAACCCGCCATCCGCCAACCGATCGCCCTGCAGGTCGACGACCGCGGCCGGCTCTGGGTGGCCGAGTTTTACGGCTATCGCACCTGGGCCGCGACCGGCAAGGATCGCATTCTGATCTTCGAGGACACCGACAACGACGGCCAGTACGACACCCGTAAGGTGTTCTGGGACGAAGGCAATTACCTGTCCGGTTTCCAGCTGGGCTTCGGCGGCGTGTACGTGTGCTGCGCTCCGCACCTGCTCTTCATTCCCGACAAAAACGGCGACGACCAGCCCGACGGCCCGCCCCAGGTGGTCCTTGATGGCTGGTCGACCAAAGGGGTCCACAACGTGGTCAACGGTCTGGCCTGGGGGCCCGACGGCTGGCTCTACGGCTGCAACGGCATCACCGCCCCTTCCCTTGTCGGCAAGCCGGGCGCCAGCGATGCCGACCGGGTGGAGATGAACTGCGGGGTCTGGCGGTATCATCCGACGAAAGAGATCTTCGAAGTCGTCGCCCATGGCACGACCAATCCCTGGGGCCTCGACTGGAACGACTACGGCCAGGCGTTCTTCGCCAACTGCGTGATCGAGCACTTGTGGCACCTGATTCCTGGCGCCCATTACAAACGGATGTTCGGCCAGGACGTCAATCCGTATTCCTACGCCCTGATTGAATCCTGCTCCGACCATCTGCACTGGGCCGGCGACGACTGGACCAAAGCCCGCGGCGGCAAAGGGGAACACGATCAGCTGGGCGGCGGCCACGCCCACAGCGGCACCATGGTTTACCTGGGCGACAACTGGCCCGACGAGTATCGCAACTCGGTGATGACGTGCAACATCCACGGCAACCGCGTGAACCGCGACCTGCTGGAGCGGCGGGGAGGCGGTTATGTGGCGAAGCACGGCCCGGACTTTCTGCTGGCCCATGATGAATGGTTCCGCGGCGTGACGCTGCAGTACGGTCCCGACGGCGGCGTGTTCGTCACCGACTGGACCGACCTGGGCGAGTGCCATGACAAGGACGGCGTGCATCGCGATAGCGGCCGCGTCTATAAAATCGTCTATGGCGAAGCGCCTGCCGCCAAAACCTTCGACGTCAGCCGCATGACCGACGCGGAGCTCGTCGGCCTGCAGTCGCACAAGAACGCCTGGTGGTCGAACCATGCCCGCCGGGTGCTGCAGGAACGGGCCGCCGCGGGGAAGCTCGCCTCCGACACGGCGCCATCGCTGCTCGCCCTGCTGAAAGAACAGCAACGCCCGCTGAAGAAGTTGCGCATCTTATGGACGCTGCACGCCATTGGCTCCCTGCCGGAAGCGGAGCTGCTGGCGCTGCTGAACGACGACAACGAACACGTTCGCGGCTGGGCCGTGCAACTGCTGGTCGAAGACCGGCAGCCGAGCGCCGCGGCGGTGACCGCCTTTACGCAGATGGCGGCGGAAGAATCGTCGGCGCTGGTGCGGCTGGCGCTGGCCTCGGCACTGCAGCGCATGCCGCTGGCCGATCGCTGGCCGATTGGCATGAAACTGGCAGGCCGGGCGGAAGACGCCGAGGACCATGACCTGCCGCTGATGATCTGGTACGGCATGGAGCCGGCCGTCGCCGCCGATCGCCAGCAGGCAATCCAGCTCGCCGCGACCACCAAGGTCCCCCTGCTCCGCCGCCACATCGCCCGCCGTCTGGCGGAAAAGTAAGCTCACCGTCATCACCCTCCCCCATAGTGGCCAGGTCCACTACCAGGCGAGCAAGCGGAGCCGACGTGAAACGGCTTCCGCCTGCATGGCCTGGCGGGCCGCCCGCATGCTAGAATGGCAGTTGCGCCGAGCGTCAGTCCCTGTCGCCGCAGAGGATCTTGGCCGGCGTCGGCAATCCATTCTCCTTCCGTACCTCCTTCCCGCCTGGGCCGCGTGCCTGGTGAAATCGCCATGAAACGTGTTTCTCCCTGCCTCAAGTCAACCGTCTGCTGGGTTCTGTTTCTGCTTCTGTTCACGGCGCCTGCCGTGCGGGCGGAGGAAGATTCCGGCCTGGATTCCCTGGTGGAACTGCTGGCCGTGATCGAGGATCCCTCGTTCCAGCTGGACCTGCTCAAAGGGATGCACGACGCCTTGGAAGGCCGGCTGAATGTGCCGCCGCCTAAAGGCTGGTCGGACGCTTATGGCAGTCTCTCCAAAAGCCCCAATAACGACGTACGTGTGCAGGCCCGTGAACTGGCCCTGATTTTCGGCGACAAAGTCGCCCGGGGCGAGCTGACCGCTGTGATCGCCGACCCCAAGCGTACGGCAGAGGAAAGGGCGGCCGCCATCAAGGTGCTGGTGCAGACCAAAACGCCCGACCTGGAGCCGCTGCTGTTTACGCTGCTGGACCAGCCCGCCGTCTGTGGGCCTGCTTTACGCGCCCTGGGCGCCAGCAGCCATGCCGATACGCCGGCCCAGATTCTGAAACGCTATTCGAAGTTTTCCGTCGAAGAAAAACGGGACGCCATGACGACCCTGTGCAGCCGGCCGGTCTACGCCCGTCAGCTGCTCGACGCCCTGGAAGCGAACCAGATTCCGCCGGTCGATGTTTCGGCCTTCCATGTGCGGCAACTGCAGAGCCTGGGCGACGCCGAACTCGACGCCCGCGTGGCCAAAACGTGGGGCGTGTCGCGTCCCACCTCGGCCGAGATCGCCCAGCAGATCGCGCGACTAAAGAAGCAGTACAACGCGGACCGGATCGCCGCCGCCGACTTGCCGCAGGGACGCTTGCTGT is part of the Lignipirellula cremea genome and encodes:
- a CDS encoding PVC-type heme-binding CxxCH protein, which gives rise to MVRSALLLLLLSVFLPPASSLRADEFALPPGVENTQRPEDQPLSPQAALKRMQAPDGFQVTLFAGEPAIRQPIALQVDDRGRLWVAEFYGYRTWAATGKDRILIFEDTDNDGQYDTRKVFWDEGNYLSGFQLGFGGVYVCCAPHLLFIPDKNGDDQPDGPPQVVLDGWSTKGVHNVVNGLAWGPDGWLYGCNGITAPSLVGKPGASDADRVEMNCGVWRYHPTKEIFEVVAHGTTNPWGLDWNDYGQAFFANCVIEHLWHLIPGAHYKRMFGQDVNPYSYALIESCSDHLHWAGDDWTKARGGKGEHDQLGGGHAHSGTMVYLGDNWPDEYRNSVMTCNIHGNRVNRDLLERRGGGYVAKHGPDFLLAHDEWFRGVTLQYGPDGGVFVTDWTDLGECHDKDGVHRDSGRVYKIVYGEAPAAKTFDVSRMTDAELVGLQSHKNAWWSNHARRVLQERAAAGKLASDTAPSLLALLKEQQRPLKKLRILWTLHAIGSLPEAELLALLNDDNEHVRGWAVQLLVEDRQPSAAAVTAFTQMAAEESSALVRLALASALQRMPLADRWPIGMKLAGRAEDAEDHDLPLMIWYGMEPAVAADRQQAIQLAATTKVPLLRRHIARRLAEK
- a CDS encoding c-type cytochrome, giving the protein MKRVSPCLKSTVCWVLFLLLFTAPAVRAEEDSGLDSLVELLAVIEDPSFQLDLLKGMHDALEGRLNVPPPKGWSDAYGSLSKSPNNDVRVQARELALIFGDKVARGELTAVIADPKRTAEERAAAIKVLVQTKTPDLEPLLFTLLDQPAVCGPALRALGASSHADTPAQILKRYSKFSVEEKRDAMTTLCSRPVYARQLLDALEANQIPPVDVSAFHVRQLQSLGDAELDARVAKTWGVSRPTSAEIAQQIARLKKQYNADRIAAADLPQGRLLFTQTCAACHTLYGEGGKIGPDITGSNRNNLDYLFENILDPSAAVAKAYQVTSIITDDGRVISGIIGRTNGGVLEVQTVNEKLLLDQDSIEEMRPSAKSMMPDGLVEKLTPEDLLNLVAYLSAMKQVALPPGAELPPAAGVAP
- a CDS encoding tyrosine-type recombinase/integrase, with the protein product MAPYFRWGRRHVHESLVQKAIRQAVRQAGLTKRATSHTFRHSFATHLLADGYDIRTVQELLGHKDVRTTMIYTHVLNRGGRGVRSPADGLAHHPDER
- a CDS encoding DMP19 family protein, whose translation is MDVSQQLARYYDSLIERCNRDPSARPNNLPKHDQIIYYVISTRCEMDMNGFDSVFDQLLTENELRLLVDALNELGAGTLAESFNQAHSRLRDAGFFGDDSMMVSDLDNDDFGFLDDIEDDIRKNDSLWDLDDRLAELIPTNAK